The genomic region CTTTCAATGGCTAACCGCCCTCCCCACGCCATATTTACAAGAGAGAAACGCAGGGGTCTCCTTTCTCCAAGCCACGCGTGGCAGGTCCCACTCCGTCAGTCTTCGCAATGGTGGTAGCTTTCCTTGTGGGACAGACAGCTGCTCTGCCTGCCCCCAATCCTTCTGCCCCTGCCCTCTTCTgtttctttcccagccccacaGGTTCCTTTTCAGATGTGGGGACCAGACCGGGACACCTTCAAGAAGGAATCGGACTTTGTGGTCCTGGGCTCTGTGTCTAGACTGCTGCCTCTCCTGTCTGCTCACTGGGGGGAATTGCAGGGGAAACTTGGAAACCTCAAAAATACCGAGGCTCAAAGATCAAGGCAGAGAAAGCTCCAtggtgtttgggggtggggggctggcacATCTCCTGGCTAAGGGGCTTCTTGTGGCCCCCTGGGGACGGGGTGAGATTGCCAAGGGGAACCTGTAGGGACAGGTGGGCAGCCGGGAGGCAGACCACTCAAGGGGGTAAAAGGAAACCTTTGCATGCCTGAGAGAGGGGCAAGGAAAAGGCTGCTACTCGAGAGTAAGGTCCTTGGAGAGTCCAGGGAAGGTGGAAGgagttttaatattttgctctTTGGCTTTGATATTTGAAGCCACgggagaggaggaaaagatgGTCTTTTGCCTCTCTCCTGCTGAGATGCAAGAGCAAGCCTGGCTCACAGGAGCAGCATCTCCCTCGGacgtgttataagaatttaaggtctcaaatatataaattaaatgtacataaatgtacaaggcaaacacatacataggTATATAacccacgtgtctgaaatagcacagcagaacaatcctgaagccatgtTGACTCTCCCAAATGGACCTcagatatttctctgcaagggggaaggaaatggggaaagcttcCCAATGGTCTTTGGACTGGAGGGGCTGACACCTCCCTGAAAatgcagtctggcaagtatctgttcaGCTGAGCACACTCTCAATATGcgcaagagattcaggaactaaggaTTTACCATCTCCAAGGagtggccaggctacccagaaaaggcaattgatAAGGCAtcatcaggtatcctggcagacaggagagaagcaacacactcaaatttctgctggggaccacctccttctgtgatgtatggatgatgtttggggtgggtggtggtcttgagctacaggggaggcaatttcaaaagtctatataaagagcttgcacaccaatgttctgggttcctcctccctcctgcgtggggtgagcaggggaccctgttgcaagagttcaataaagatcaggcttactagctgctttgcttctcaatactctctggctggcctctgttatttccccctaccgatagggaacccacttaaggactctggGTACCCCATGATGgggaaaggagcaggtttttcttataacaattgCAAGAGGGGATCTTTCCTATCCAGTGTGCAATTTTTGCAATAAACGTCGCTTTCAGGTTTCCCTAAGCTCAGAATCTCTGTGGGATCAGATCCGGGCCAAGGGTGCTCCTGCAGCAGGGAAAGAGTGCTAAGTCCCGCTTCCCgcgttgctgggggttggactagaggacccccggggtccctcccaactccacagcTCCGTCATAATTTGATTCTGCACCCTTCTCCAGGGGGAGAGCAGGAGCTGTGAGCCAGATGAAACCCCAGCTGCCCTAGGGAGAAAGACCCGtcccaaaaaggggggaaagcaggccCCCTCCAGGACCCACACGAAGCAAAGATCACGCCGACTGGGTCCCACGGCTGCTGTTGTGTTTATTCCAGGGTCGCTCCCTGAGGGCTCAGCCGGGGGGCCAGCCCATCTGACGCCCGCCCAGCacgtggaggtggaggtggtagACAGACTGGGACCCCTGCTTCCCGTCGTTGATCActggaagagaagaaagggcGGAAGCATATGGGGGGGCTCCGATGATGCAGGGATAGTGCAGGGGAGAAGGGCCCCAGGGCCCCAAGGCAAGGGCCCCAgcccaggaggagggagagggtacCACAATCTGGCTCCAGAGGGGCAACTCGGGGGCAGGAAAGCCAGGCCTCGGCCCCTGGCAGACCCAGTCCCTCTCTCTgcgcctaccttgcagggctgctgTGCAGAGAGGGCAGCATGGAGTGGTTGCCCAGGTCAAAGGAGGGGGGCAGCTGGGGCTCCCAGCGAGGGTTTTTCAGGGGGGTGGTGCCCCCCTCAAGAGGCATGCGGAATTCAGAGGGGCACAGCGCCCCTTCTCGGACTCCAAGGGGGCTCAGGCATCTTGGGGTCACGGGAAGACGATGTCCCAGAGAGTCTTCACCCAGAGGGACACCTACAGGATTCCAGCCAGCCTCCAGGGCGGATCAAACCCCCTCTCTAGCGCAGGGCACAGGGGCAGGATTTCGCAGGGTGCGGGGCAGGGAGTTGGTGTTCTGGGCTGCTACTCACCCACTCGGTAGCCGTCCTCCAGGCCCTCGGCCTTCGCCATCCGACTGGCCACCAGCAGCAGGTGGCCCAGGAGCTGGGgacaggggaggggaaggagtcaAGGGGTGGCTCAGGGCCGCCCCACAGGGCCAGGCAGGgacccccacccacacaccctcTCCTCTGCGTTGCATGCAGATTCTTATTATTTatcaaatctatctatctatctatctatctatctatctatctatctaatcttgttggttttaaaagaaaaaacatagcacaacaaagcaaaacacatcaGATATGTAGGACTCAACCAAAAGAAATCCCCAAAAGAGTTTACACTTCTTACATCCAGAACTGAGTTAATTCTTCACTAATTCTAGCATGACTTCCGATCTCCCCCCTGTGATTCCCAAGTTTCCTTTCACTGCGCACTAAAATTCATATCTCCTAAATACTCTTATCGTTTTggctctgtaactatctcctaatTCATGCAGAAAAGCCATCCAAACCTGCTACAGAATTTATgtcattacaatatttttttaaaaagtattctcTATATACATTCCacttaaaatatttattgtaaCCACATACATTCTTATTctatattcttattatttattgaattttatactgccctatacccggaggtctcagggcatttcacagaataaaatcaagatataaaaccacaaaatacataaaaaataaaaacaataacccaatagctccccccccccacacacacaccaaaaaacacattttaaaagggcacagggtgtaaattggatcaaccaaagacctggttaaaaaggaacgtttttgcctggcgcctgaaggtgtaaatgaaggcgccaggcgaacttccctggggagagcattccataggcGGGGAGCCTCAAATAGGGGACAAAAGGGCTTTGGGCTCCCTGGAGCATTTATCATGTGCCCTTGGCAGGGCCAGATGTaggtttgttgaatatatgctatatggtaatttatggacctgataggcatctaaagccgtttgcacataacaaaatatgaattttatcaaagtaattgttgaactgaaatacaactaAGAAGAAGTATTATGAATAGTGAAATACGGAAATGAGCAAAGCAGCGATATTTCAGGGAGCAGCcaagcaggcggggcccattacttacttcacaggagcctacacaacacaaaacacggttgctgtatgtaggttttattttatttgtttttcatcttagaTTTTGGAAATGGAtttccaggtgtttttttcctttaaattttttggggctccccaaagagagtggggccctaagttatagcttgttgagcttatacgtaaatccgtcAGGCACCCGTGACGTTTGGCAGGAGCATAAGGGGGGAAATTGCAaaggcaggtccctgccccaaggaaaTTACATGTGAAGTTTCCACAAATGGGAAAGAAAAGGCACAAGTGAGAGAAAAAGCACCTTGCCCGATATGATTTTACCGCTCCCTTTGGAATACGGCCACAATGGAGACTCTTACAAGTAATTTGAAATTCCACTGAGGACTAGAACCCCAGGCTCCTTTTCTATGAAACCATCATTTCCAAGACAGCTGCCCTCTCACTTCTGTGCCAGGCTGAGGAGCTCTGGTTCCCACCTCCATCCTTGAACGCCCTATTgatcttctcccccctccccccttgggGCGGAACCGGGGTGCCCTTGGCCTTGGCCTTGCTCACCTGGGCATCGCTCTCTGCCACGCGGCTAATGCGGGGGATGGGGCGCCGGGGGATCACCAGGAAGTGCACCGGAGCCTGGGGGGCCACGTCTCGGAAGGCCACGCACTGcggagaagggagggggcagagtcAGGagccctgtgggggggggagggagggagggagggggtgcccACGACCCTCACACACCCGGTGCCAGGCCTCCTCTGCCTGACCTCAGAGGGGCAGAGAAAATTGCCCTGGCAttcatgtattttaaatcttttgttggaagccagacagatgggtgggatataaatatattattttagtattagtattagtattcctTTGCATGTTCAGAGTGTGAAGCTGGGCAACTTAGGAAAAAATGGTTCTACCAAAGTgctggactatgccaaaatggcaaaactgaccgggagACTCGGGATTTAAGAAGataatgacttttaaaaagaatgggcaAAATTcataagttatttaggagaccattgtaaacaaataAAGACGTTAGctggactttaaaaataacatgTAAAGAAACAAAAGACATGGATAATTTAGAGAGATGAGAACTGTGGGGAACGTAATGATATGTAGACTTAGAAAAAGTATTTTAAAGACccatgcagggggaggggggggaagtcaCGAGATTCAGAAAATCTCATATATGGATAggttaaaagattttttttcttttcattaattTAAATTTGTTCTTGTATAAACCAATGAAAtatattagagagagagagagagagagaggaatggttCTGGCACGTCAGCCTGGCACAATCCAAGCCCCTGCCCACTCCCTCCAGTACCCACCTGGTCGTCCTTGTAGATGATGTCGGCTGGGATGGAGCCATCCAGGATCTTGCTGAAGATGGTGGGGCCAGGCCCCTCGGCCGCTCGCTGGGCCTTCTCCACCTCCCCGTCAGGGGGCCCTTGGGTGGCCACAAACGCCCTCGGCTGTGGGCAGACAAGGGGGGCATCAACCGCCATGGGCAAAGGCCTTGCCAGTCTCAGGACAGAGGGTGGGCAGCGCCGAGCCTTCCTGCTAAGGGATatggaggcttgggggggggagccctctgaGCCCCTCCCAACCTGGTGGAGGGCGAGCACCCCACATtctcagaacccccccccccttctgcacaGCACAGGATGGATCCAAAAcaaagatttctttaaaaatgggttctaaaaatttaaattggatttttaaaataaaatgcttttggaggaaaaatctttctaaagatagttttctatttgagTTAGATTATAGTCCAAAggttattcatcaggaaataaggatttgttttaagtttttcatgtgtgctaaaactcagtctaagctgtggtttgtttgtttgtttgttgctgttgttttaaaaaattgttaaacCACATCAGTTTAACCACAAACAtggatagtagtagtagtagtagtagtaataataataataataatatttttttctttctaccctctcttcccaatccaaagaccgggctcaAGGCAAtgataaaacaacttaaaaaaaacagctaaaaaacagcataaaaacaaacatcagtgggatcaccagggataactggccaagttagtcttgctaggccagtagggagaccagggaggaattttaatgtggggacccagaagggtttcttcagaaaaaagggaaggggaaaaggaataggggatcaggctagattaaaggccaggcggaataactctgtcttacaggccctgcagaaggaggtcaggtcgtgcagggccctagtctcgtggtgAAGGGAGAGAATTCAATTCTCTAGTTTTATTGTCTATAGCTTGTAAGGCCTATaggagtttttttttccttctgtatCAATATTCTACATGCTGTGTATAGGGTGAGCACCTAAGAGAGGCCCCTTATTCTGCATAGCATGAAAGGGTCATCTTGACCCAAGCTGGCTTTAAACTTTCTGGCATGAAAAGCCCATTCCAATTAAGTCCTGGTGAGAGGGTCATCTTGACCCAAGAAGTCTTGGCATAGAATTCCAATTAGTCCTGGCATAGAAGCTACTTTCCCTTTTGAGAGAAAGTTGCCTTTTTTTTTGTTCAGAGCTGCGCATTCACCTGTCTAAGGCTGCGCAGACAGTCTGTtgcctctctggagagagagagagagagatggattttAAGCTGGATTTTTGGGCTGAAAATCTTCTTATTTAGAAGGGAAAGAGACCCTCTttctccctgaatacaggtaggttCTCCTTCTGAAAGACATTTAAATTCATATGGCTGGCTttagagctgttcggcagtggcagaggcttgatagccattTGTCAGgcatactttgatggtgtttcctgcttggcagagggttggactggatggcccttgtggtctcttccaaccctatgattttaTTCTATCCCTAGGCAAGCTCCTTCTGACCTTCCTGCTTTTTCTGAAAGCTCTCTTTGTGCTTAAGTGCAAACCTCTCTAATGTTTCCTTTTAAGTATACTGTATTGATGTCACCTGAGTTTGGGAAACTTTAGCCCCATGTATTTGATATTATTTTCTGGCTTTTGTATTGGTATAATGTTCAGTTTGTTTGTAGGTTCTCtaagtccttttatttgaaatttagTTTTTACCTGTTTGAGGCTCTCTttgtgaaactttttttttgtgtATATTCTCTGTTTGCTGGCATATTATTAATCAATGGAAAGCTGTAGCTAAGAGTGCCCCTTCCCGTGGAAGGTACAGAAATTGGCCAGAGATGTGAAGGGGATTGGATAATCCTTTGATGGGTGATCCTaccaattagagggaaaggcaaaaaGCTTTAATTATAAGAGCCAGCCAAAGGGCAGACTGACCCATACCTCAAGAGTGAAAAGCTTTAACTTTCACCCAAGTAATGAACTCAGGGCTGTTCTGGCCAGGAGACAAGATGAGTCATTGAATAGGTGGCCTGGCACATGAAGACAGGCAAGCACCAGGAACTTGAGGCCAAAGTGACCTTTTGCTTTGATATTACaaatggtgtgacgtgcatgaACTCATGAGGCTGAATGAGGGGAGAGGGATTCTGAAGaggataaaagctgtatgtatcttttcGCCTAGGGTATTTCACTGTGAATTATCACACGgatgccttctgctgtcctaggcagtcagaatataaattctttctctatttcaTTTCTTCGGAGTCGTTATTgaccccttttctctctcaacTCGTGGTGCAACGCGaaccccaaggttaacggaaatggTCAGCCATGTAAAAAGGCTAcagtgggacagagcattccaccaggtcggagccaacactgaaaaagccctgccccttgtggaggataatctggcttcttttgggcccaggACCCtaaaactattgttatttgtggaccttaaggtcctctgtggggctataattattatattatatacattattatatgctataatgttattgttttagttaaataaattgttcaaattgttattaaggacatgattatttttcttcttccaataaggtacagcagaaaagttgtcaaaatataaacagttaacttattaaatctcacaataatttcatacttctctgtctatgtatttctaatagcacaaccaaatcagtaatttttcatataactgtaaaaactactctgaaaatttattattccaaaaatgaaaccatctggttgtaaatattaagattataccagcaagaatgagtctttctgtaaaaaaataatgattgAAATAAAGTCTGACTAGTGattgaaataattatttaaaccaatttgatttaaatcaaatccagtCTGGCACAGCAGCTTTGTcgccttttctgaaccttttccagctctaagaggtccttttggggggggca from Lacerta agilis isolate rLacAgi1 chromosome 11, rLacAgi1.pri, whole genome shotgun sequence harbors:
- the HINT2 gene encoding histidine triad nucleotide-binding protein 2, mitochondrial; its protein translation is MAVAALARGALRRGLLGRLQQPRAFVATQGPPDGEVEKAQRAAEGPGPTIFSKILDGSIPADIIYKDDQCVAFRDVAPQAPVHFLVIPRRPIPRISRVAESDAQLLGHLLLVASRMAKAEGLEDGYRVVINDGKQGSQSVYHLHLHVLGGRQMGWPPG